One part of the Arabidopsis thaliana chromosome 4, partial sequence genome encodes these proteins:
- a CDS encoding uncharacterized protein (unknown protein; Has 44 Blast hits to 44 proteins in 19 species: Archae - 0; Bacteria - 2; Metazoa - 2; Fungi - 8; Plants - 24; Viruses - 0; Other Eukaryotes - 8 (source: NCBI BLink).), producing the protein MAEREDAAEVSLSVRNEEDLSPECVAWADSCIISFLDDSDNNNWGTFRDALTEIIDIHPEMFVFSSTTGTRGVLSPDEVMTESETIDLRRSEPAAGSANSRTNSSNEEVSEIISMLTFESDPSKNCLEDYYFPESIAENGNREPADGSKTDLGGVESIEEDGSVSNGEAKEEKPASVSSQVFKDDFMSTYVEDNAEDCNVTEDPVKVTSQEIFKVWDLEVVGDNDEEDGLVLQLKKALDESSTVQPLPQPLNDDQVVSEKSNIDDLISGISDLSLAETFK; encoded by the coding sequence ATGGCTGAACGAGAAGACGCAGCAGAGGTTTCTCTTTCAGTGAGAAACGAGGAAGATCTTTCTCCTGAATGTGTAGCTTGGGCTGATTCTTGCATCATCAGTTTTCTAGATGATTCAGACAACAATAATTGGGGAACTTTTAGAGATGCTTTAACAGAAATCATCGATATCCATCCCgagatgtttgttttttcatcaACAACGGGAACAAGAGGTGTCCTGTCTCCAGACGAGGTTATGACTGAATCCGAGACTATTGATCTACGGAGATCTGAACCAGCAGCTGGTTCAGCGAACAGTAGAACTAATTCATCGAATGAAGAAGTTAGCGAGATTATCTCTATGCTAACTTTTGAATCAGACCCGTCAAAGAATTGCTTAgaagattattattttccagAGTCTATAGCAGAGAATGGAAACCGTGAACCAGCGGACGGTTCTAAGACAGATCTTGGAGGTGTTGAAAGTATAGAAGAAGATGGGTCAGTGAGCAATGGAGAggctaaagaagaaaaaccagCGTCAGTATCGTCTCAAGTATTCAAGGATGATTTCATGAGCACATACGTTGAAGACAATGCTGAGGATTGTAATGTTACAGAGGATCCTGTCAAAGTAACTTCACAAGAGATTTTCAAAGTGTGGGATCTAGAGGTTGTGGGGGACAATGATGAGGAAGATGGGTTGGTGCTGCAGCTGAAGAAGGCCCTCGATGAGTCTTCCACTGTCCAGCCCCTTCCACAGCCACTGAATGATGATCAAGTTGTATCAGAGAAGAGCAATATCGATGATCTGATATCTGGAATATCGGATCTGTCTCTTGCAGAAACTTTTAAGTGA
- the GH9B16 gene encoding glycosyl hydrolase 9B16, with the protein MKPLVCSFIVILLILLPTTISHDYSDALTKSILFFEGQRSGYLPREQRMTWRHNSALNDGKNLNVDLVGGYYDAGDNIKFHFPMAFTTTMLAWSAIDFGSYMSPADLRDNLVALRWGSNYLLKTVSQLPNRIFVQVGEPTPDHQCWERPEDMDTPRTAYALEAPKPASDLAGEIAAALAAASIAFKRFDPRYSKLLLDNALRTFEYADSHRGSYTNNPETKLAVCPFYCSVNGYEDELLWGAAWLRRATGKDSYIKYLVENRQSFGSDSNYFEFGWDNKVGGVNVLVAKEVFEKNVAAIAPYKDTAEKLMCSFFLETPGAHMSYSPGGLLYKPGSSQLQNTVALSFLLLTYANYLSKSSQQPLQILSTTPLWYLTQRIANIVGFEKVDYILGDNPMKMSYMIGYGNRYPRQIHHRGASSPSITTHPTPVKCSEGWNSFSSPNPDPNVLVGAVIGGPNIDDKFVGGRTNASETEPTTYINAPFVGLLAYFKANPV; encoded by the exons atgaagCCATTGGTTTGCTCGTTTATAGTTATCCTCCTCATCCTCCTACCAACGACGATTTCTCACGACTACTCCGATGCTCTCACAAAGTCAATCCTCTTCTTCGAAGGTCAACGATCTGGATATCTCCCAAGAGAACAGAGGATGACGTGGCGCCACAACTCCGCACTCAACGATGGCAAGAACCTCAATGTCGACCTCGTTGGTGGTTACTACGACGCCGGAGACAACATTAAATTCCATTTTCCGATGGCTTTTACGACTACGATGCTTGCGTGGAGCGCTATCGACTTCGGAAGTTACATGTCTCCGGCTGATCTCCGGGACAATCTCGTCGCTCTCCGGTGGGGCAGCAATTATCTCCTCAAGACCGTTTCCCAACTCCCTAATCGCATCTTCGTCCAA GTAGGTGAACCAACACCGGATCATCAGTGTTGGGAGAGACCAGAGGACATGGACACACCACGGACCGCTTACGCACTGGAAGCACCGAAACCAGCCTCTGATTTAGCTGGAGAAATCGCAGCTGCGTTGGCAGCCGCCTCAATCGCATTCAAACGATTTGATCCTAGATATTCTAAACTATTGCTCGATAATGCTTTAAGAACTTTTGAGTACGCAGATTCACATCGAGGTTCTTACACCAATAATCCTGAGACTAAACTAGCTGTCTGCCCATTTTATTGTAGTGTAAACGGATATGAG GATGAATTATTATGGGGAGCTGCATGGCTGAGAAGAGCGACCGGTAAAGATTCTTACATTAAATACTTAGTGGAGAATCGTCAATCTTTTGGGTCAGATTCCAATTACTTCGAGTTTGGATGGGATAACAAAGTTGGGGGCGTCAATGTCCTCGTTGCCAAG GAAGTATTTGAGAAGAATGTTGCTGCGATTGCACCGTATAAGGATACAGCGGAAAAATTGATGTGTTCGTTTTTTCTGGAAACTCCTGGTGCACATATGAGTTACTCTCCCGGTGGTCTTCTTTACAAACCCGGAAGCAGCCAGCTCCAAAACACCGTCGCATTGTCTTTTCTCCTTCTCACTTACGCCAATTACCTCTCCAAATCCTCTCAACAACCTCTCCAAATCCTCTCAACAACTCCACTGTG GTATTTAACACAACGCATAGCAAATATAGTTGGTTTTGAGAAA GTGGATTACATTTTGGGAGATAATCCGATGAAAATGTCATACATGATCGGGTACGGTAACCGATATCCACGACAAATCCATCACCGCGGTGCATCCTCACCGTCTATCACTACTCATCCTACCCCGGTCAAATGCTCAGAAGGATGGAACAGTTTCTCGTCACCAAATCCAGACCCCAACGTTTTAGTAGGTGCAGTGATCGGAGGACCAAACATAGATGACAAATTCGTTGGAGGTCGGACAAATGCAAGTGAGACTGAGCCGACGACCTACATCAATGCACCTTTTGTTGGTCTCTTGGCTTATTTTAAGGCCAACCCGGTTTGA
- the GH9B16 gene encoding glycosyl hydrolase 9B16 (glycosyl hydrolase 9B16 (GH9B16); FUNCTIONS IN: hydrolase activity, hydrolyzing O-glycosyl compounds, catalytic activity; INVOLVED IN: carbohydrate metabolic process; LOCATED IN: endomembrane system; CONTAINS InterPro DOMAIN/s: Six-hairpin glycosidase (InterPro:IPR012341), Six-hairpin glycosidase-like (InterPro:IPR008928), Glycoside hydrolase, family 9 (InterPro:IPR001701); BEST Arabidopsis thaliana protein match is: glycosyl hydrolase 9B17 (TAIR:AT4G39000.1); Has 1522 Blast hits to 1511 proteins in 198 species: Archae - 2; Bacteria - 400; Metazoa - 176; Fungi - 17; Plants - 897; Viruses - 0; Other Eukaryotes - 30 (source: NCBI BLink).) gives MKPLVCSFIVILLILLPTTISHDYSDALTKSILFFEGQRSGYLPREQRMTWRHNSALNDGKNLNVDLVGGYYDAGDNIKFHFPMAFTTTMLAWSAIDFGSYMSPADLRDNLVALRWGSNYLLKTVSQLPNRIFVQVGEPTPDHQCWERPEDMDTPRTAYALEAPKPASDLAGEIAAALAAASIAFKRFDPRYSKLLLDNALRTFDVNGYEDELLWGAAWLRRATGKDSYIKYLVENRQSFGSDSNYFEFGWDNKVGGVNVLVAKEVFEKNVAAIAPYKDTAEKLMCSFFLETPGAHMSYSPGGLLYKPGSSQLQNTVALSFLLLTYANYLSKSSQQPLQILSTTPLW, from the exons atgaagCCATTGGTTTGCTCGTTTATAGTTATCCTCCTCATCCTCCTACCAACGACGATTTCTCACGACTACTCCGATGCTCTCACAAAGTCAATCCTCTTCTTCGAAGGTCAACGATCTGGATATCTCCCAAGAGAACAGAGGATGACGTGGCGCCACAACTCCGCACTCAACGATGGCAAGAACCTCAATGTCGACCTCGTTGGTGGTTACTACGACGCCGGAGACAACATTAAATTCCATTTTCCGATGGCTTTTACGACTACGATGCTTGCGTGGAGCGCTATCGACTTCGGAAGTTACATGTCTCCGGCTGATCTCCGGGACAATCTCGTCGCTCTCCGGTGGGGCAGCAATTATCTCCTCAAGACCGTTTCCCAACTCCCTAATCGCATCTTCGTCCAA GTAGGTGAACCAACACCGGATCATCAGTGTTGGGAGAGACCAGAGGACATGGACACACCACGGACCGCTTACGCACTGGAAGCACCGAAACCAGCCTCTGATTTAGCTGGAGAAATCGCAGCTGCGTTGGCAGCCGCCTCAATCGCATTCAAACGATTTGATCCTAGATATTCTAAACTATTGCTCGATAATGCTTTAAGAACTTTTGA TGTAAACGGATATGAG GATGAATTATTATGGGGAGCTGCATGGCTGAGAAGAGCGACCGGTAAAGATTCTTACATTAAATACTTAGTGGAGAATCGTCAATCTTTTGGGTCAGATTCCAATTACTTCGAGTTTGGATGGGATAACAAAGTTGGGGGCGTCAATGTCCTCGTTGCCAAG GAAGTATTTGAGAAGAATGTTGCTGCGATTGCACCGTATAAGGATACAGCGGAAAAATTGATGTGTTCGTTTTTTCTGGAAACTCCTGGTGCACATATGAGTTACTCTCCCGGTGGTCTTCTTTACAAACCCGGAAGCAGCCAGCTCCAAAACACCGTCGCATTGTCTTTTCTCCTTCTCACTTACGCCAATTACCTCTCCAAATCCTCTCAACAACCTCTCCAAATCCTCTCAACAACTCCACTGTGGTAG
- the GH9B17 gene encoding glycosyl hydrolase 9B17 (glycosyl hydrolase 9B17 (GH9B17); FUNCTIONS IN: hydrolase activity, hydrolyzing O-glycosyl compounds, catalytic activity; INVOLVED IN: carbohydrate metabolic process; LOCATED IN: endomembrane system; EXPRESSED IN: petal, flower; EXPRESSED DURING: 4 anthesis, petal differentiation and expansion stage; CONTAINS InterPro DOMAIN/s: Six-hairpin glycosidase (InterPro:IPR012341), Six-hairpin glycosidase-like (InterPro:IPR008928), Glycoside hydrolase, family 9 (InterPro:IPR001701); BEST Arabidopsis thaliana protein match is: glycosyl hydrolase 9B18 (TAIR:AT4G39010.1); Has 1741 Blast hits to 1731 proteins in 246 species: Archae - 2; Bacteria - 582; Metazoa - 188; Fungi - 17; Plants - 915; Viruses - 0; Other Eukaryotes - 37 (source: NCBI BLink).), whose translation MKASIYLVTVFILLLLLLPTAIPHDYSDALRKSILFFEGQRSGRLPKQQRMAWRRNSALNDGKNLKTDLVGGYYDAGDNVKFHFPMAFTATMLAWSSVDFGRYMSQHDFRHNLVAVKWATDYLLKTVSQLPNRIFVHVGEVQPDHDCWERPEDMDTPRTAFALDAPYPASDLAGEIAAALAAASIAFKQANPKYSAILLNKAVQTFQYADSHRGSYTDNPGIKQAVCPFYCSVNGYKDELLWGAAWLRRATGEDSYLRYLVDNGQAFGESSNYFEFGWDNKVGGVNVLVAKEVLQNNVTAIAAYKDTAEKMMCSFLPETNGPHMSYTPGGLIYKPGSTQLQNTAALSFLLLTYADYLSTSSQQLNCGNLKFQPDSLRRIVKRQVDYVLGDNPMKLSYMIGYGERYPGLIHHRGSSIPSVTVHPAAFGCIAGWNIFSSPNPNPNILIGAVIGGPDVDDRFIGGRTNASETEPTTYINAPFVGVFAYFKSNPNFS comes from the exons ATGAAAGCTTCGATTTACCTTGTAACCGTTTTCATACTTCTACTTCTGCTTCTACCAACGGCGATCCCTCACGACTATTCCGATGCTCTTAGAAAGTCAATCCTCTTTTTCGAAGGTCAACGCTCTGGTCGTCttccaaaacaacaaaggATGGCGTGGCGTAGAAACTCTGCACTCAACGACGgaaaaaacctcaaaaccGACCTCGTTGGTGGTTACTACGACGCCGGGGACAACGTTAAGTTTCATTTTCCGATGGCTTTTACGGCCACGATGCTTGCTTGGAGTTCTGTTGACTTCGGACGCTATATGTCTCAGCATGATTTCAGACATAATCTCGTAGCCGTCAAGTGGGCCACTGATTATCTCCTTAAGACCGTTTCACAACTCCCTAATCGCATTTTCGTCCAC GTCGGTGAAGTACAACCGGACCACGATTGTTGGGAAAGACCGGAAGATATGGACACGCCACGAACCGCTTTCGCCTTAGATGCACCATATCCAGCCTCCGATTTAGCGGGAGAAATCGCAGCAGCTTTAGCAGCCGCTTCAATTGCATTCAAACAAGCAAATCCTAAGTATTCCGCAATATTACTCAATAAAGCCGTACAAACGTTTCAGTACGCAGATTCACATCGAGGTTCTTACACCGATAATCCGGGAATCAAGCAAGCCGTTTGCCCGTTTTACTGTAGTGTTAATGGATATAAG gaCGAGTTGCTATGGGGAGCTGCGTGGTTGAGACGAGCAACCGGCGAAGATTCTTATCTGAGATACTTAGTGGACAATGGTCAAGCTTTCGGTGAAAGTTCCAATTACTTTGAGTTTGGCTGGGACAACAAAGTTGGGGGTGTTAATGTTCTCGTTGCCAAG GAAGTACTTCAGAATAATGTGACCGCGATAGCCGCATATAAAGATACCGCGGAGAAAATGATGTGTTCATTTTTGCCGGAAACCAATGGTCCACATATGTCTTACACTCCCGGCGGTCTCATTTACAAACCTGGAAGCACTCAGCTCCAGAACACGGCCGCACTATCTTTCCTTCTCCTTACCTACGCAGATTACCTCTCTACATCTTCTCAACAGCTCAATTGCGGTAACCTCAAGTTTCAACCGGATTCTCTTCGCCGCATAGTCAAACGACAG gtAGACTACGTTTTGGGAGATAATCCAATGAAGTTGTCATACATGATTGGGTACGGCGAGCGGTACCCGGGACTGATCCACCACCGTGGCTCGTCTATACCGTCTGTTACCGTTCATCCGGCTGCCTTTGGGTGCATAGCAGGATGGAATATTTTCTCATCACCCAATCCAAACCCCAACATTCTTATAGGTGCGGTGATTGGCGGGCCTGACGTAGATGATAGATTTATTGGAGGTCGGACAAATGCTAGTGAGACTGAGCCCACAACCTACATCAATGCACCTTTTGTTGGTGTCTTTGCGTACTTCAAAAGCAACCCCAACTTCTcttga